ATCTACAATTGGATAAACAAAACCGTATAACTGATTATTATCATTGAAAAGTAATTGTATCGGTTGTTGTGTAACGGATGCAACGAAACGGTTATCATCATCAGGAACTAAAGTTTTTATAACTGAACTATGCTTTTTATGTAATTGACTATTAAAGTATGCATAGTAATTACTATAATTTGATTTCATATATGGTGCTAATTTTTTAAAACTATGCGTTTGATATAAACCTGCCGGGTTAAAATATTCTAATTTATCTTTACTAACATAGTAAGTCTTATTATCGGCGGTAACACGATAATTTTTACTATTTTCGCCAGTAATTGTAACTACACTATATTTTGGAATTGTGACTTGTTTATCCCCTTGCATATCCACACTGCCATTAAAAGCAATTCCATAAGCTAACTTTTCGCCATATGGATCTTTATTTTCATTTTGCATCGTAGCACGATTCGTAAAATCTGTTATCGAAATAATTCCTATATTATTGAAAATGAGCAACATCATCAATGCTAAGCCTAAAATAGTACCTGAGGCTAAAGTCCAAAAACGCACTAAAAACTTAGGCGGTTTTGCATGATTATAGCGCTCAACACGTTTGAAATTATAGGTCATCTCTGGTATTCTTGTACGATTCTTTTTCCAATCTAAATCAAAGTTTTCAATTTCTTCTTTTGAGTTTAGACTTAATCGATCACGTTCATGTTCTTTAAAAGATGGAATAACTTGTTTAAGTGACCCTTCCATTCTTAATTGACCATGTGAAAACCAAGCTATGTAGTTACTCACTTGTGAAATTTTATCAATATCATCACCAATTGACACAATCGTTAAATTATTTTCAATATAATCATTTGTTAATTCAATCGCACGTTCCATAAATTGTGGTGTTAAATAGTCAATAACATGATTTAAAATAATAATATTTGATTTTGATGAGCGTGCAATACTTAATAGTAATTGAGCGTATGCCGCTTTCGAAATATGGTTAACCGGCTTCGTTTTATAATCACCTAAATGTGCATATTGAATAATCTGTTCAGCTTTATGATCATTAATTTCATATGGAAATAGTTGAACTAACTGCGCTGTATAAGCTTCAACAGTTTGATGAATTAACGATTGATCTTCAATATATCCGTAGAACAAATCTTCAGTACAAACTACTTTACCTTTATCAGGTTTAATTGCACCTGCCAACAATTGACCTACCAACGCTTTGGAAGATTCAGGTTCACCAATTATACCTAATGCTTCTCCTTGATAAATATGTAAACTAATATTGTTTAAATCGATATCTTCAGCATCATATCCAAAAGGTAAATACCATTTCTTATTCTGTTTATTCCTATAGTAGTGTGTTACTTTTAGTAACTTTAAAACAATTGAACTTCCCATCTATTTTCATCCTTCTATAATTGTAATAACGCTATAGGTAATCCTTCTTCGGGTTCATCGCTATTAAATCTAAACCCCCACGCAAAAATACCTTTTAATCTTTCTACTTTAAAATATTGATTACTGCCATCAGTCAGTTTATAAATTTTACCAATTTCTATCTTTTTTCTGTCTACTAAGTAACTTTCGGCAACAATTACTTTACTTTGATAAACGTCATATTCATTTAAAATACCATTCATCTCAGCTTTTCTCATTTTCTCTTTATAAAGTTGTATTTCGTGTCTTAATTCTGGCTCAGACATCTCACTCAATTTCTTCTGTTCCATCGGCAATACCACTTTCTTCTAATTTAGCTTTAATTTTATCATATTTATATCCTTTTCTCATAAGGCCTTCGATAGTTTTTGAAATTAATTTCTGTTGCGTGTACTTCTTTCGATTTTTATTATAAATTTTTTCTAAATCTCGTTGTAATAAATCGTCTAAAACCGCTTCATCTTGTGTAAAATCCATTTCATTCAATACAGCATGAATGGTTTCCATTTCAAACCCTTTTTGAATTAAAGATTGCATTACTTTTTCTTTAACTTTATTTTGTGGCCCTTTTTTTGTTTTAGATATTTTTTCAGCAATTTGGATAATATCATCAAGTTCCTGTTGTTCTCTATAAAGTTCTGTAAATATTTCAATGATATTTGGTTCTATACCAAGTTGATATAGTTTTTGTTGATAAATTTTAGGTCCTTTATCTGTCGTGCGAATCATTGTATTTTTTAAACTTTCCGCATAATCTTGATGGTCGATTAACTTTTCGCGATAACAATATTCAATCACTTCAGAAATCGCTTGCTCTGATATCTCTTCTTTTTGTAAATATTGTATAACTTCTTTTTCAGTTCTCTTTTTATATGATAAATATTGGATTGCTTTATTTAAACCTATGCGATAATGATCATACTTTTGAATCTCTGCCATGTCAGCAGCTTCAAGTTGTTGCCCTTTTTTTAAATTAAATTTGACTAATGTATCAATATCTATACCCATTTCAAATTGTTCGTCTAAAAAAAGATTAAACCGTTCTTTGTTTTTCTTTTGAACTTCTATTTTAGTAATCTTCGGCACTGGATCACCCCGTTACTTTCTTAAGTTTTAATACAATACTCTTTTATTATTCAATAAGCCACTTCCTATAGCAAATGTTTAACTTTAAATATTTTTCGATGCTAACAAAAAATCACACTATCATCTTTTAAAATGAAAGTGTGATTACAAGCAAATCTGTAAAATTTATAAAGCAGAAACAATTCAACTTTATCATTATGACATTTCAATTAAACCTTCTACATTATAGTTCCAAGCATCTTACACATGAATGCAAGTATTTAACGATTTAATTGTGACATAGCCTGTTGATATTGTGTTTCATTGATATAATTTTGTTGCTTCATTTTTTCTAAGTTCGTGCTTACACGTTGCGTAAAATTCTCTGACATATTATTGATATTATATACGCTAGGTGCATTGACTTTACTAGCTAAAATAGCGCTTTGTAAAACTGTTATGTGAGACATTGTTGTACTATTTTTATTCACGGTTGTTCCAAAGTAATGGTTTGCTGCGCCCTCAAGCGTATATTGATTATCCCCAAAGTAAATATTATTTAAATAAAAGCTTAAAATTTCGTTCTTATTATATTGTTTTTCAACTCGATGAGCTACAAATAATTCTTTTACTTTTCTAGTAAATGAACGATCATTATCATAAAAATAATTTTTGACAACTTGTTGTGTAATGGTACTACCACCTTGCACATCTCTGTCGCTAATCGTTGAAAATAAAGCTCTAGTTGTACCTTTCAAATCGAATCCATGATGATTGTAGAATCGTTCATCTTCCATTGAAATAAAGGCACCTTTAACATACTCTGGCATGTTATCAGCTGACACAAAACTACTTTTATTTTCAATTTTTCTTAGTTCATCCACATTATCGCGTGTAGATAAAAAATACATGATACCAATAAACAATGCGATAATGATTAGAATGGTTAATAATATTTTTAATAGTATTCGTTTACTTTTTTTCTTTTTCGGCGGTTTGCCAACTGGTTGATAATACGTATTATAGTGAGGTTCGTGTTTCATATGCTCAAAATGTTCATTTGAGTTTGAGTACCTATCGCTTCTTTTCATGCGTTTGCTCCTTCTTTTAAAACTCACTTAGTATATACCTTGAGTTTACCAGTACTATCACAAATAGGCTACACTTTTTGGGAAAATCAGTCCAAGGGCTTACAATCGTATACGCCATCATACTTACTTTTTTGTTTTTTGAAAAAATTATAGATAAATCATTGCAATTTTAAATATTAATCATGTCAAATATTGTTATATTTTATAAAAATAAAAGACCATCCCTATTAAATGCCAATAGAGACGACCTTTTATTTGTTATTCATTTATTAAAACTAAAATCCATATTTCATTTCAAACGAAAATATATAAATTTTAACAATCGATAACCACAATACTTCTATTGTAATTGTTTAACGATTTCTCGATTAAAATCATCTAAATCGTCTGGTACTCGACTTGTTACAATATTGTTGTCTACAACTACTGACTCATCAACTACATGTGCGCCTGCATTTGATAAATCTTTGCGTACATTTAATACTGCTGTTAACGTACGACCTTTTAAATCGTCTGTATCTATTAGTATTTGTGGCCCATGACAAATGGCAAATGTTGGTACATCATTTTTAGTAAAGTATTTAGCAAATGTGCCATATCGACCTTCTGTATCTCCACGTAAATGATCTGGTGAAAATCCTCCAGGAATTAATAATGCATCATAATCTTCTGGTTTAGCTTCTGCAATGCCTACATCGACAGTAACTTTTTCACCGTGTTTACCAACAACTTCACTATTTGCAGTATCTCCAATCACTACAGTATTAAAGCCTGCATTCTCTAATGCCTCTTTAGGGCTTGAATATTCTATATCTTCAAATTCGTTTGCTAGAATAATTGCTACTTTTTTAGTCATTGAAAATCACCTTTCTATATATCATTGATATAATTACTATAGACAAGTAAATCAGTGATTAAACATACAAGATATAAAAAATATTAAGCGACTGTCGCGATATCTAACCCTAACACATCTTATGTGGCATTTACTTAGATACTAATTTAACCTTTTCTTCAAGCTGATCTAACAATCCAATCCATTCATCTATATCTTCAACACGTACTTCATCAGGATTTACATGATCGATATCCTCAATAAACTTATTTAAACGCGCTTTTATCTGTTCGATTGTTTGCTGTTCATTCATAAAAAGTTAACTCCTTTTATTTTGTTTTCTTTTTCATTATTATCCTAACAGAAATTGCGTTAAAGCGATATAATCTTAGCTATATTTATGACATTCAAATTATTTTGACTTTTAAAAATCCCCTTTTCAATTAACTAAAATTAAGAGATAATTTGTTACGAGTGATAATACGAAGTGGTATCATACCGATATGAACCAAATAGAAAGAAGGAAGTTTAAGACGATGAATAGCGTCAAATTGAAGCAACCTGTTAGCATTTACAATGATCCATGGGAAGCATATAACGATGTTAAAGAACATGGCCAATTAACTTTAAGTAACATCGAATTTACAACTACAAATCTTTGTAATATGCGTTGTAGCCACTGTGCAGTTGGTTATACTTTACAAACTGTCGACCCCGAGCCTTTAGATATGGACTTAATTTATCGTAGACTTGATGAAATTCCAAATCTGCGAACGATGTCTATTACAGGTGGCGAACCAATGTTTTCTAAAAAGTCTATTAGAAATGTTGTT
The genomic region above belongs to Staphylococcus aureus and contains:
- a CDS encoding ABC transporter ATP-binding protein, with protein sequence MGSSIVLKLLKVTHYYRNKQNKKWYLPFGYDAEDIDLNNISLHIYQGEALGIIGEPESSKALVGQLLAGAIKPDKGKVVCTEDLFYGYIEDQSLIHQTVEAYTAQLVQLFPYEINDHKAEQIIQYAHLGDYKTKPVNHISKAAYAQLLLSIARSSKSNIIILNHVIDYLTPQFMERAIELTNDYIENNLTIVSIGDDIDKISQVSNYIAWFSHGQLRMEGSLKQVIPSFKEHERDRLSLNSKEEIENFDLDWKKNRTRIPEMTYNFKRVERYNHAKPPKFLVRFWTLASGTILGLALMMLLIFNNIGIISITDFTNRATMQNENKDPYGEKLAYGIAFNGSVDMQGDKQVTIPKYSVVTITGENSKNYRVTADNKTYYVSKDKLEYFNPAGLYQTHSFKKLAPYMKSNYSNYYAYFNSQLHKKHSSVIKTLVPDDDNRFVASVTQQPIQLLFNDNNQLYGFVYPIVDKKELKDKFNINNNIWITKVGNGYCIANLKEDKWIYIEL
- a CDS encoding YfhH family protein gives rise to the protein MEQKKLSEMSEPELRHEIQLYKEKMRKAEMNGILNEYDVYQSKVIVAESYLVDRKKIEIGKIYKLTDGSNQYFKVERLKGIFAWGFRFNSDEPEEGLPIALLQL
- the recX gene encoding recombination regulator RecX, with the translated sequence MPKITKIEVQKKNKERFNLFLDEQFEMGIDIDTLVKFNLKKGQQLEAADMAEIQKYDHYRIGLNKAIQYLSYKKRTEKEVIQYLQKEEISEQAISEVIEYCYREKLIDHQDYAESLKNTMIRTTDKGPKIYQQKLYQLGIEPNIIEIFTELYREQQELDDIIQIAEKISKTKKGPQNKVKEKVMQSLIQKGFEMETIHAVLNEMDFTQDEAVLDDLLQRDLEKIYNKNRKKYTQQKLISKTIEGLMRKGYKYDKIKAKLEESGIADGTEEIE
- the sgtB gene encoding monofunctional peptidoglycan glycosyltransferase SgtB, which codes for MKRSDRYSNSNEHFEHMKHEPHYNTYYQPVGKPPKKKKSKRILLKILLTILIIIALFIGIMYFLSTRDNVDELRKIENKSSFVSADNMPEYVKGAFISMEDERFYNHHGFDLKGTTRALFSTISDRDVQGGSTITQQVVKNYFYDNDRSFTRKVKELFVAHRVEKQYNKNEILSFYLNNIYFGDNQYTLEGAANHYFGTTVNKNSTTMSHITVLQSAILASKVNAPSVYNINNMSENFTQRVSTNLEKMKQQNYINETQYQQAMSQLNR
- a CDS encoding type 1 glutamine amidotransferase domain-containing protein; its protein translation is MTKKVAIILANEFEDIEYSSPKEALENAGFNTVVIGDTANSEVVGKHGEKVTVDVGIAEAKPEDYDALLIPGGFSPDHLRGDTEGRYGTFAKYFTKNDVPTFAICHGPQILIDTDDLKGRTLTAVLNVRKDLSNAGAHVVDESVVVDNNIVTSRVPDDLDDFNREIVKQLQ
- a CDS encoding SE1561 family protein, coding for MNEQQTIEQIKARLNKFIEDIDHVNPDEVRVEDIDEWIGLLDQLEEKVKLVSK